One segment of Nostoc flagelliforme CCNUN1 DNA contains the following:
- a CDS encoding glycoside hydrolase family 13 protein translates to MQIQTPDWVKHAVFYQIFPDRFARSKQPRKRLLREARWEDWDSMPTLQGYKGGDLWGIMEGLDYIQNLGINAIYFTPIFQSASNHRYHTHDYYQVDPMLGGNEAFKELLDAAHQRNIKVVLDGVFNHSSRGFFFFHDVLENGPHSPWVNWFKIEGWPLSPYNGEFPANYLGWAGNRALPEFNHDNPEVREYIMEIAEYWIKFGIDGWRLDVPFEIKTPGFWQEFRDRVKAVNPEAYIVGEVWGDSREWLDGTQFDGVMNYLFTGPTIAFTAGDRVVLEQVQSRDYQPYPPLFAAEYATKIQEVLQLYPWEIQLTQLNLLASHDTARLMSIAGGDIGSIELSTLLLLTFPGAPSIYYGDEVGLPGAIDPDSRRGFPLESNWNQEIFNTHRELIALRHTYPALRTGDYQVLHAQGQIYIFARTLGTEELIIAVNAGTSSATANTDVVTLRTQPNKLLYGTAEVEWNSEGETQQLTLTVPARSGCILGVGNGE, encoded by the coding sequence ATGCAAATTCAAACACCAGACTGGGTAAAGCACGCGGTTTTCTACCAAATCTTCCCAGATCGCTTTGCCAGAAGCAAACAGCCGCGCAAACGTTTGCTGCGTGAAGCCCGTTGGGAAGATTGGGACTCTATGCCAACACTCCAGGGTTATAAAGGCGGCGACTTATGGGGCATCATGGAGGGTTTAGACTATATCCAAAATTTAGGAATTAACGCGATTTACTTTACACCCATTTTTCAATCCGCTAGCAATCATCGCTATCATACCCACGATTATTATCAAGTTGACCCGATGTTAGGGGGCAACGAGGCTTTTAAGGAATTGCTTGATGCAGCCCATCAACGGAATATCAAAGTTGTTCTGGATGGCGTATTTAACCATTCCAGCCGTGGTTTTTTCTTCTTCCATGACGTATTAGAGAATGGCCCCCATTCGCCTTGGGTAAATTGGTTCAAAATTGAAGGCTGGCCCCTTTCACCATACAATGGGGAATTCCCTGCAAATTACTTAGGTTGGGCAGGAAATCGTGCTTTACCAGAATTTAACCACGACAACCCAGAAGTGCGGGAATATATTATGGAAATTGCCGAATATTGGATTAAATTCGGCATTGATGGTTGGCGATTAGATGTACCATTTGAAATAAAAACTCCTGGATTTTGGCAGGAATTCCGTGATCGCGTCAAGGCAGTCAATCCGGAAGCTTACATTGTCGGCGAAGTTTGGGGAGATTCCCGCGAGTGGTTGGATGGAACACAATTTGACGGCGTGATGAATTATCTATTTACTGGGCCAACAATTGCCTTTACAGCAGGCGATCGCGTAGTCTTAGAACAAGTCCAAAGCCGCGACTATCAACCCTACCCACCCTTATTTGCCGCCGAGTACGCCACCAAAATCCAAGAAGTACTGCAACTTTACCCTTGGGAAATTCAGCTGACTCAACTTAATTTGCTAGCAAGTCATGATACAGCCCGATTAATGAGCATTGCAGGCGGCGATATAGGTAGTATAGAATTGTCAACTCTACTACTACTCACCTTTCCCGGTGCCCCCAGCATCTACTATGGTGATGAAGTTGGTTTACCTGGTGCAATAGATCCAGACTCACGTCGTGGCTTTCCTTTAGAGAGTAACTGGAATCAAGAAATTTTCAATACTCACCGCGAATTAATTGCCCTGCGCCACACTTACCCAGCATTGCGTACAGGTGATTACCAAGTCCTCCATGCTCAAGGACAAATTTATATCTTTGCGCGAACTTTAGGGACAGAGGAATTGATAATTGCCGTCAACGCTGGCACAAGTTCGGCAACAGCGAATACAGATGTCGTCACTTTGCGTACTCAACCCAACAAGCTGTTATATGGTACTGCTGAAGTTGAGTGGAATAGTGAAGGAGAAACTCAGCAATTGACGTTGACTGTTCCTGCACGCAGTGGCTGCATTCTGGGAGTAGGGAATGGGGAGTAG
- a CDS encoding fasciclin domain-containing protein has translation MADLVETAINAGNFNTLVKAAEAANFIETLKSPGSFTLFAPTDEAFANLPEGTLESLLQDIPKLQKIVAYHIASGDVRSDDLIQINEAETLEGSIVAIESADGKFKVNNANVIKTDILTDNGVIHVIDAVLMPAMVAGR, from the coding sequence ATGGCTGACCTTGTGGAAACTGCTATCAACGCGGGAAACTTCAATACCCTGGTGAAGGCTGCTGAAGCTGCAAATTTCATAGAAACTTTAAAAAGTCCTGGCTCTTTCACGCTATTTGCACCAACTGACGAAGCTTTTGCCAATCTGCCAGAGGGAACTTTAGAATCGCTATTACAAGATATCCCCAAGCTTCAGAAAATTGTTGCATATCATATCGCTAGTGGGGATGTTCGATCTGATGATTTGATACAGATTAATGAGGCAGAGACGCTTGAAGGGTCAATTGTAGCCATTGAATCTGCCGATGGTAAATTTAAGGTAAATAACGCCAATGTCATCAAAACAGACATTTTGACAGACAATGGGGTGATCCACGTTATTGATGCGGTGTTGATGCCTGCAATGGTGGCGGGAAGGTAA
- a CDS encoding DNA-directed RNA polymerase subunit omega: protein MLKRSKFETTQSQIMHRSEELISAASNRYRITVQVANRAKRRRYEDFENNEDAMMKPVLRAIIEMSDELTQPEIIGEL, encoded by the coding sequence ATGCTAAAGCGTTCTAAGTTCGAGACAACTCAGTCTCAGATTATGCACCGTTCTGAGGAGCTGATTAGTGCAGCCTCAAATCGTTACCGCATTACGGTTCAGGTGGCAAATCGTGCTAAACGTCGGCGTTATGAAGACTTTGAAAATAACGAAGATGCGATGATGAAGCCAGTACTAAGGGCAATTATCGAAATGTCCGATGAATTGACTCAGCCAGAAATTATTGGCGAACTATAA
- a CDS encoding DUF1818 family protein, with amino-acid sequence MERLVKTGFGWRIGWNPDAPEFKGLVGTDDWAIELTEAELNDFCRLLAQLADTMKQLATELMEEEKIACEAESDLLWMEVEGYPHAYSLRLILNTGRCVEGKWNASAVPDLLQATGMLKVF; translated from the coding sequence ATGGAACGCCTTGTAAAAACCGGATTTGGCTGGCGTATTGGCTGGAACCCCGATGCACCTGAATTTAAAGGTTTAGTGGGTACAGATGATTGGGCAATTGAGTTAACCGAAGCCGAGTTGAATGATTTTTGCCGTCTACTAGCACAGTTAGCAGACACAATGAAGCAACTCGCAACAGAATTAATGGAAGAGGAAAAAATTGCTTGTGAAGCCGAAAGCGATTTATTATGGATGGAGGTAGAAGGCTATCCTCATGCTTACAGTCTGCGCTTAATCTTGAATACAGGGCGATGTGTAGAAGGTAAATGGAATGCTTCTGCTGTTCCTGATTTGCTGCAAGCTACTGGGATGCTTAAGGTTTTTTAA
- a CDS encoding purple acid phosphatase family protein, whose translation MTSAPQLLTDPFLQLPTETSVQVVWFTEFAGVNHTVTYGENLKQTAKANTTKLTRTREDQHSRVANQTKDGQVYQKPVQRDIWRHEAEVTGLTPGLRVNYRITSVREDSESVNSDIFSLAATPKPDTPLKILLTSDHQLKPMTSANLQKVVETVGRVDGVWFAGDLVNVSDRASEWFDNNSGGALFPGLQGRAKYEMTHDGVKTTYTGGQIIQHAPIFTCIGNHEVMGRFTRTGSLDDEFDDTIPRAVAQKIYRDKSLIDNSFNTNTYEEIFSLPKSKEGGKRYYAVSFGDVRLVVLYATNMWRTPSLNGKHKGRYREAEKDLNNPEDWGYGQVIYEPIAKGSKQYNWLEAELNSPEFQQAKYKVVMFHHPPHTLGDNIVPAYTEPVQIIERDDNNIKAVRYEYPKYADYIIRDVVPLLEAADVQLVFYGHSHLWNRFVSQSGMHFLETSNVGNTYGAAWGDRKREVPIGYQEDYVKLGDPNGLEPIVPTIAPLLGEDGKLMPYIASNDITVFSIFDTGAGTISSYRFDTRKPDSEVLKFDEFKLK comes from the coding sequence ATGACATCAGCACCCCAATTGCTCACCGACCCATTTTTACAACTGCCAACTGAAACCTCAGTGCAAGTAGTTTGGTTTACTGAGTTTGCTGGTGTTAATCACACAGTAACCTACGGTGAAAATCTTAAACAAACTGCTAAGGCAAATACTACCAAACTCACTCGCACTCGTGAAGACCAACACTCAAGAGTTGCAAACCAAACCAAAGACGGACAAGTTTATCAAAAACCCGTCCAGCGTGATATTTGGCGACATGAGGCTGAGGTGACTGGGTTAACTCCTGGTTTGCGGGTAAATTATCGCATTACGAGTGTGCGAGAAGACAGTGAGAGTGTTAACAGTGATATTTTTAGCCTCGCAGCTACTCCAAAACCGGATACACCACTAAAAATTCTGCTAACCTCTGACCATCAGTTAAAGCCGATGACATCTGCAAATCTGCAAAAGGTGGTAGAAACAGTTGGACGAGTTGATGGAGTGTGGTTTGCCGGTGATTTGGTCAATGTCAGCGATCGCGCCTCAGAATGGTTTGATAATAATAGTGGTGGTGCGTTATTTCCCGGTTTACAAGGTCGTGCTAAATATGAAATGACCCACGACGGTGTAAAGACAACCTATACTGGTGGACAAATAATTCAACACGCACCTATATTTACTTGCATTGGCAATCATGAGGTGATGGGGCGATTTACCAGGACAGGAAGTTTAGATGATGAATTTGATGATACAATTCCCCGTGCAGTTGCTCAAAAAATCTACCGGGACAAATCTTTAATAGATAATTCTTTTAATACTAATACCTACGAAGAAATTTTCTCTTTACCAAAAAGTAAAGAGGGTGGAAAAAGATATTATGCAGTCAGCTTTGGTGATGTGCGTTTGGTGGTACTGTACGCTACAAATATGTGGCGGACTCCAAGTTTAAATGGAAAGCATAAGGGTAGATATCGAGAAGCCGAAAAGGATTTAAATAATCCTGAAGATTGGGGTTATGGACAGGTGATTTATGAACCAATCGCTAAAGGCAGCAAGCAGTACAATTGGCTAGAGGCAGAACTCAACAGTCCTGAGTTTCAACAAGCAAAATACAAAGTTGTGATGTTCCATCATCCGCCTCATACTTTGGGCGATAATATAGTTCCTGCTTATACAGAACCAGTTCAAATAATTGAACGGGATGATAACAATATCAAAGCAGTGCGTTATGAGTACCCGAAATACGCAGATTATATTATCCGCGATGTTGTCCCTTTACTAGAAGCGGCTGATGTGCAATTGGTATTCTATGGGCATTCCCATTTGTGGAACCGCTTTGTTAGTCAGAGTGGAATGCACTTTCTAGAAACATCTAATGTGGGCAATACTTACGGCGCTGCTTGGGGTGACAGAAAGCGAGAAGTGCCAATTGGATATCAAGAGGATTATGTTAAGCTTGGTGATCCCAATGGGTTAGAACCGATAGTACCAACAATTGCTCCCTTGCTGGGTGAAGATGGAAAGTTGATGCCTTATATTGCGAGTAATGATATTACAGTTTTCAGTATCTTTGATACGGGGGCGGGTACGATAAGTAGTTATCGTTTTGATACTCGCAAGCCTGATTCGGAAGTATTGAAGTTTGATGAATTTAAGTTGAAATAG
- a CDS encoding serine hydrolase, whose translation MIFFNKDEQLENLGLGILDTTWAAFPTLARNQIALTWVVYDPPVRVNTGGALTPNAFWDHPVRGFTYRGVERIYPASVVKLFYLVAVNEWLEKGMTNTSKELERALRDMIVDSSNDATSLVVDILSGTTSGPELPTGPFETWKYQRNIVNRYYQSLSWQEMETINVCQKTWGDGPYGRERAFVGELLENRNMVTTNAIARLLHSIVGGVAVSSGRSQAMMALLKRNLNDLPTETEENQVTGFLGSGLTENAQIWSKAGWTSQVRHDAAYIEIPEQRPYLLVVFTEGKAQAKSQAILPFVSKLVADAIASL comes from the coding sequence ATGATTTTTTTTAATAAAGACGAACAACTCGAAAATCTTGGGTTAGGCATTTTAGATACAACTTGGGCAGCATTTCCGACCTTAGCCCGTAATCAAATTGCCCTGACTTGGGTTGTTTACGATCCACCAGTGCGAGTAAATACTGGTGGGGCGCTGACTCCCAACGCTTTTTGGGATCATCCAGTTCGTGGTTTCACTTATCGCGGCGTTGAGCGAATTTATCCCGCCAGTGTAGTCAAGCTATTTTACCTGGTGGCGGTAAATGAATGGCTAGAAAAAGGGATGACTAACACTTCCAAAGAGTTGGAACGCGCCTTGCGCGATATGATTGTAGATTCCAGCAATGATGCTACCAGCTTGGTTGTGGATATTTTGAGTGGTACCACATCAGGGCCAGAATTGCCAACCGGGCCTTTTGAAACCTGGAAATATCAGCGTAATATTGTTAACCGCTATTACCAATCGTTGAGTTGGCAAGAAATGGAGACGATTAACGTCTGTCAAAAAACTTGGGGTGATGGCCCTTATGGACGGGAACGGGCGTTTGTGGGAGAGTTACTGGAAAATCGTAATATGGTAACAACAAATGCGATCGCTAGATTACTGCATAGTATTGTAGGTGGGGTGGCAGTTTCAAGTGGGCGATCGCAAGCAATGATGGCTTTGCTCAAACGTAATCTCAACGATTTACCCACTGAGACTGAGGAAAATCAGGTAACAGGTTTTTTAGGTAGTGGACTGACTGAAAATGCTCAAATTTGGTCAAAAGCAGGTTGGACAAGTCAAGTTCGCCATGATGCCGCGTATATTGAAATACCAGAACAGCGCCCTTATCTTTTAGTGGTATTTACTGAAGGGAAAGCGCAGGCTAAGAGTCAGGCAATTTTGCCCTTTGTTTCTAAACTAGTTGCCGATGCGATCGCTAGTCTATAA
- a CDS encoding C40 family peptidase, whose product MSFNLKSKMVRLSEAEVQNSTSGEYQCLADLNLYDSPECTRLATQAASGRHLWVTSNHQNSAIEVYLCEDDYPGWVSLSDFDSLQSATVHYQAATFSESEIKKLLAEVIAFTQKAMQQSNYYLWGGTVGPNYDCSGLMQAAFASVGIWLPRDAYQQEGFTQPITIAELVAGDLVFFGTSQKATHVGLYLADGYYIHSSGKDQGRDGIGIDILSEQGDAVSQSYYQQLRGAGRVIKSYEPQRR is encoded by the coding sequence ATGTCCTTTAATCTAAAATCCAAAATGGTTCGACTGAGCGAAGCCGAAGTCCAAAATTCAACATCAGGGGAGTATCAGTGTTTAGCTGACCTGAATTTATATGATTCTCCTGAATGTACGCGTTTGGCAACTCAAGCCGCATCTGGGCGGCATTTGTGGGTAACATCAAATCATCAAAATTCAGCGATTGAGGTGTATTTGTGTGAAGATGACTATCCGGGATGGGTATCTCTTTCAGATTTTGATTCATTACAATCTGCTACTGTACATTATCAGGCTGCAACATTTTCTGAATCTGAAATTAAAAAACTCCTAGCGGAGGTTATCGCCTTTACTCAAAAAGCGATGCAACAATCCAATTATTACCTTTGGGGCGGTACGGTTGGGCCAAATTATGACTGTTCTGGGTTGATGCAGGCGGCATTTGCTTCGGTGGGTATTTGGCTACCTAGAGATGCCTATCAACAGGAAGGATTCACTCAACCAATAACTATTGCAGAATTAGTAGCCGGGGATCTGGTATTTTTTGGAACTAGCCAAAAAGCAACCCATGTCGGGCTTTATTTGGCGGATGGTTATTACATTCATAGTTCTGGGAAAGATCAGGGACGGGATGGGATTGGAATTGATATTCTTTCGGAACAGGGAGATGCTGTTAGTCAGTCGTACTATCAGCAGCTGCGAGGTGCTGGTAGAGTTATCAAGAGTTACGAACCACAGAGACGCTGA
- a CDS encoding glycosyltransferase family 2 protein codes for MRSGLVDQGLSQENGAISAIVPDVSVVLPIHDEVESLPLLLEAIASTLSSSQINYEIICVDDGSTDGSGDFLKKEAQIRTNLKAVILRRNYGQTAAMAAGFYYAVGKAIVTLDADLQNDPADIPMLLAKLDEGYDLVSGWRQKRQDGAVNRLLPSKIANWLIRYTTSVNIHDYGCSLKAYRAELLADMNLYGELHRFLPALAYIEGARITEVPVRHHARRFGRSKYGIWRTFRVLMDLLTILFMKKFLTRPMHVFGLLGLISMVSGTAIGIYLTFVKLALGEMIGNRPLLILAVLLLVTGVQLFCFGLLAELLMRTYHESQGRPIYRVREVVAKNVK; via the coding sequence ATGAGGAGTGGGTTAGTTGATCAAGGGTTGAGTCAGGAAAATGGGGCGATTTCAGCTATTGTCCCAGATGTTTCGGTGGTGCTGCCGATACATGACGAGGTGGAAAGTTTGCCGCTTTTACTAGAAGCGATCGCATCTACTTTATCTTCTAGTCAGATAAATTATGAAATTATTTGTGTAGATGATGGTTCTACAGATGGTTCTGGGGATTTTCTTAAGAAAGAGGCGCAAATCCGCACTAATTTAAAGGCGGTGATTTTGCGTCGCAACTACGGACAAACTGCGGCGATGGCTGCTGGATTTTATTATGCAGTCGGTAAAGCGATCGTCACTTTAGATGCCGATCTCCAGAATGACCCAGCTGATATCCCCATGTTATTAGCAAAGTTGGATGAGGGTTACGATTTGGTAAGTGGTTGGCGGCAAAAACGCCAAGATGGTGCTGTAAATCGGTTACTTCCTTCCAAAATTGCCAATTGGCTAATTCGCTATACCACTAGTGTGAATATTCATGACTATGGCTGTTCGCTGAAAGCATATCGTGCAGAACTGCTAGCAGATATGAACCTCTACGGAGAATTACACCGATTTTTACCCGCTTTGGCGTACATCGAAGGAGCTAGAATTACTGAAGTACCAGTGCGCCATCATGCCCGTCGCTTTGGTCGCAGTAAATATGGGATTTGGCGGACATTCCGCGTGTTGATGGATTTGTTAACCATCCTGTTTATGAAAAAATTCCTCACCCGCCCAATGCATGTTTTTGGACTGTTGGGCTTGATTTCAATGGTTTCGGGAACTGCGATCGGAATTTACTTGACTTTCGTTAAATTAGCTTTAGGTGAGATGATTGGCAATCGCCCTTTGCTGATTTTGGCAGTTCTCCTCTTAGTAACTGGAGTGCAGTTATTTTGCTTCGGCCTTTTGGCAGAATTACTCATGCGTACATACCATGAATCCCAAGGGCGGCCTATCTATCGCGTGCGAGAAGTAGTAGCAAAAAATGTTAAGTAA
- a CDS encoding MFS transporter: MKAFNTFDAELRRNLLILFTAGLLFWSSISSLLPTLPLYIDDVGASKQEIGIVMGSFAIGLLLSRPMLGRLADERGRKITLLIGTIVAAIAPFGYLATQSLGLLILVRIFHGISVAAFTTGYSALVADLAPTETRGEIIGYMTLATPLGLAIGPALGGYLETTSGYGILFLFCAELGFVALLGIVQVTNPPVQTQQQNEGNDRNFWQILGSPRVRVPTIVMLLVGLSLGAVHTFVSLFLKSTDVDFNGGLFFTVAAISSFSIRVFAGKASDRFGRGLFISFGIFCYILALILLWQAHSVMFFLLAAIAEGAGSGTLISMMVTMMADRSLPQERGQIFAICIAGLDLGIAIAAPLLGIIAERVGYRDMFGYGAAITSIALVLFLTQSSKNLSNSLRFALGLAPDAYALNNLKLRSEEL, encoded by the coding sequence TTGAAAGCATTTAATACCTTTGACGCCGAACTGCGACGCAACCTGCTAATTTTATTTACGGCAGGTTTATTATTCTGGTCAAGCATATCTTCGCTCTTGCCAACCCTACCGCTTTACATCGATGATGTAGGCGCAAGCAAGCAAGAAATTGGGATTGTCATGGGCAGTTTTGCCATTGGCTTATTGCTATCTCGCCCGATGCTGGGACGATTAGCCGATGAACGTGGTCGAAAAATTACCTTATTGATTGGTACGATAGTAGCTGCGATCGCACCCTTTGGTTACTTGGCAACCCAATCTCTTGGGTTATTAATCCTGGTGCGGATTTTTCACGGCATTAGTGTTGCCGCTTTTACCACTGGCTACAGTGCCTTAGTCGCAGATTTAGCTCCCACTGAAACTCGTGGCGAAATCATTGGTTACATGACCTTAGCAACTCCTCTTGGTTTAGCAATTGGCCCTGCCTTGGGTGGGTATTTGGAAACTACAAGTGGTTACGGGATATTATTTCTCTTCTGTGCCGAATTGGGTTTTGTCGCTCTGTTAGGGATTGTACAAGTCACAAATCCGCCAGTGCAGACACAACAGCAAAATGAGGGAAACGATCGCAACTTTTGGCAAATTTTGGGCAGTCCACGGGTGAGAGTTCCAACGATAGTTATGTTGTTGGTTGGTTTGTCCCTCGGTGCTGTACATACTTTTGTGTCGTTATTCCTCAAATCCACTGATGTGGACTTCAATGGCGGACTGTTTTTTACAGTTGCGGCAATTTCTAGTTTTAGTATCAGAGTGTTTGCTGGTAAGGCAAGCGATCGCTTTGGTCGTGGTTTATTTATAAGCTTTGGTATTTTTTGTTACATTTTAGCGCTAATACTGCTGTGGCAGGCTCACAGCGTGATGTTTTTCTTACTGGCTGCGATCGCTGAAGGTGCTGGTAGTGGTACACTCATCTCCATGATGGTCACGATGATGGCAGACCGCTCACTGCCACAAGAACGGGGTCAAATTTTTGCTATATGTATAGCTGGACTTGACTTGGGAATTGCGATCGCTGCTCCTCTTCTGGGTATCATCGCAGAACGGGTAGGCTACCGCGATATGTTTGGCTACGGTGCTGCGATCACTTCTATTGCACTTGTCCTTTTCCTTACCCAGTCGAGCAAAAACCTATCCAACTCCCTGCGCTTTGCACTAGGTCTAGCTCCAGATGCCTACGCCTTGAACAACCTAAAACTTAGGAGCGAGGAACTTTAA
- the moaC gene encoding cyclic pyranopterin monophosphate synthase MoaC — MAQDNFPSNFANLTHLDQHGQAQMVDVSDKAPSVRQAVAAANVRMLPATFAAIQAGNVPKGDVLATARLAGIMAAKQTATLIPLCHPLPLQKIAVEIIPDPQLPGYQIQATVKTKAETGVEMEALTAVSVAALTLYDMAKALEKSIQIESIRLISKSGGKSGDY; from the coding sequence ATGGCGCAAGATAATTTTCCATCTAATTTTGCTAATTTAACTCATCTAGATCAACACGGACAGGCGCAGATGGTAGATGTGTCTGATAAAGCACCCAGCGTCCGTCAAGCAGTAGCCGCGGCCAATGTGCGAATGCTGCCAGCCACCTTCGCCGCCATTCAAGCCGGAAATGTTCCAAAAGGTGATGTGTTGGCAACTGCAAGATTGGCTGGGATTATGGCAGCCAAGCAAACAGCCACTTTAATTCCTCTGTGTCATCCGTTGCCTTTGCAAAAAATCGCAGTTGAAATTATACCCGATCCGCAACTACCTGGTTATCAAATTCAAGCCACAGTCAAAACCAAAGCTGAAACTGGTGTAGAGATGGAAGCCTTAACTGCCGTTTCTGTGGCTGCCCTGACTTTATACGATATGGCAAAAGCCTTAGAAAAGTCGATTCAAATTGAATCAATTCGTTTAATTAGTAAGAGTGGCGGGAAATCAGGAGATTATTAA